The following proteins are co-located in the Silene latifolia isolate original U9 population chromosome 1, ASM4854445v1, whole genome shotgun sequence genome:
- the LOC141608387 gene encoding calcium-transporting ATPase 12, plasma membrane-type-like has product MKKQKGSSFVFNTDCVTLIRTMSSTITARKRWHIAYATIYSLRAFLSIVKDNLNTSQPYSILENEPVSPQSSSSPNIEPTRLIKIVREKSLNDLHAIGGVHKVASSLKANLEDGIHGSNDDVSRRKEMYGSNTYIRPPPKGFLYFVWTAFKDPTLIILLVAATLSLGFGIKEEGLKEGWYEGGSIFVAVFLVVIVSAISNFKQERQFSKLSKISDNILISVVRDSRPLQVSIFDIVVGDVVKLKIGDQIPADGLFIDGHSLLIDESSMTGESDHVDVNSSSNPFLHSGSKVGDGYGRMLVTGVGTNTAWGEMMSSINRDVSEETPLQVRLNGLTSSIGKVGLLVALLVLVVLLVRYFTGNTHDEHGNVAYIRGKTSINSIMNSVVRIISTAVTIVVVAIPEGLPLAVTLTLAYSMKRMMADQAMVRKLSACETMGSATVICTDKTGTLTLNQMKVTHVWIGEEEGLQKTTPNITELIQQGVALNTTGAVFTPLEGQAPEISGSPTEKAILSWALKELDMDMESVKRSSSILQVETFNSTKKRSGVMMRKNSDSSIHVHWKGAPEIILELCSSYFTPEGEKRVMDGDQKRRIGLIIEGMAASSLRCIAFAHTRVLKEQLASNIDEALDETKLTEKDLTLLGIVGLKDPCRPEVKNAVEICKRAGVKIKMITGDNVFTAKAIATECGILGFDKGEGEVVEGEEFRNYTHEERMQKVDKICVMARSSPLDKLLMVQCLKQKGHVVAVTGDGTNDAPALREADIGLSMGIQGTEVAKESSDIIILDDNFNTVATVLRWGRCVYINIQKFIQFQLTVNVAALVINFVAAVSAGEVPLTAVQLLWVNLIMDTLGALALATERPTKELIDKPPVGRTAPLITNIMWRNLLCQAFYQISILLILQFKGTSIFNVNTEVKNTLIFNTFVLCQVFNEFNSRRMEKQNIFEGLHKTPLFIGIIVITIILQVVMVEFLKKFADTVSLNWQQWGACIIMAFLSWPIGFTVKLIPVPEEPLFTIIARSIARVKKIFL; this is encoded by the coding sequence ATGAAAAAACAAAAGGGAAGTAGCTTTGTCTTCAATACTGATTGTGTCACCCTAATTCGTACAATGAGTTCCACCATAACCGCGAGAAAGAGGTGGCATATCGCTTATGCCACCATCTATTCCTTGAGAGCGTTTCTTTCGATTGTGAAAGACAACTTAAACACTAGCCAGCCATACTCTATCCTAGAAAACGAACCAGTAAGCCCACAATCCTCTTCTTCACCTAACATTGAACCAACAAGGCTCATTAAGATTGTAAGAGAGAAGAGCCTTAATGATCTTCATGCGATTGGCGGGGTCCACAAGGTCGCTAGCTCTCTTAAGGCTAATTTGGAGGATGGTATTCATGGAAGCAATGATGATGTTTCTAGGAGGAAGGAGATGTATGGCTCAAATACCTATATTAGGCCACCTCCGAAAGGGTTCCTTTATTTTGTTTGGACTGCGTTCAAGGATCCCACCCTCATCATCCTTCTTGTGGCCGCAACCCTCTCACTTGGGTTCGGTATCAAGGAGGAAGGCCTTAAAGAAGGATGGTATGAAGGTGGAAGCATCTTTGTAGCCGTTTTTCTTGTTGTCATTGTCTCGGCCATTAGCAACTTCAAACAAGAACGACAGTTCAGCAAACTGTCAAAAATCAGTGACAACATTCTGATAAGTGTTGTCAGGGATAGCAGGCCACTACAAGTCTCTATCTTTGACATTGTTGTTGGAGATGTCGTCAAGTTGAAGATTGGCGATCAAATACCTGCTGATGGGCTTTTCATAGACGGGCATTCCCTGCTGATAGATGAGTCAAGTATGACCGGAGAGAGTGACCATGTAGATGTCAATTCTTCAAGCAATCCGTTTCTTCACTCAGGTTCAAAAGTGGGGGATGGATATGGACGAATGCTGGTTACTGGGGTCGGGACAAACACCGCCTGGGGGGAGATGATGAGCTCAATAAACCGGGATGTCAGTGAAGAAACCCCCCTACAAGTCCGTCTAAATGGCTTGACTTCCTCAATAGGAAAGGTAGGACTTCTTGTCGCTCTTCTAGTACTCGTTGTACTACTTGTACGGTATTTCACAGGGAACACCCATGATGAACATGGAAACGTCGCATACATCAGGGGTAAAACGAGTATAAACTCTATAATGAACTCTGTAGTAAGAATAATCTCGACTGCAGTTACTATTGTGGTTGTAGCAATTCCAGAGGGTCTTCCCTTGGCTGTGACTCTCACCCTTGCTTACTCTATGAAAAGGATGATGGCTGATCAAGCAATGGTAAGAAAACTCTCGGCTTGTGAGACAATGGGGTCAGCCACGGTTATCTGCACTGACAAAACCGGAACATTGACTTTGAATCAAATGAAAGTGACACATGTTTGGATTGGAGAGGAAGAAGGCCTCCAAAAAACTACGCCAAATATTACTGAACTGATCCAACAGGGAGTTGCTTTAAACACTACTGGGGCGGTATTCACGCCTCTTGAGGGACAGGCGCCTGAGATATCAGGCAGCCCTACTGAAAAAGCAATTCTCTCTTGGGCTTTAAAAGAATTAGACATGGATATGGAGAGTGTAAAGAGAAGTAGCTCAATTCTTCAGGTTGAAACCTTTAATTCAACTAAGAAGAGAAGTGGGGTCATGATGAGGAAGAATTCTGATAGCTCTATTCATGTGCACTGGAAAGGAGCTCCTGAAATTATTTTAGAATTATGTTCCTCTTATTTCACTCCTGAAGGGGAAAAAAGAGTGATGGACGGTGATCAAAAGAGGCGAATTGGGCTAATAATCGAGGGCATGGCAGCCAGTAGTCTACGTTGCATTGCATTTGCTCATACAAGAGTCTTAAAAGAACAACTGGCATCAAACATCGATGAAGCACTAGATGAGACTAAGCTTACAGAAAAAGATCTTACCTTATTGGGGATTGTTGGTTTGAAGGATCCATGCCGTCCTGAGGTGAAGAATGCTGTAGAGATCTGCAAAAGAGCTGGTGTAAAGATCAAAATGATTACCGGAGACAATGTTTTCACCGCAAAAGCCATAGCCACAGAATGTGGTATACTAGGATTTGACAAAGGTGAAGGGGAAGTGGTTGAAGGAGAAGAATTTCGCAACTACACACATGAAGAAAGAATGCAAAAGGTTGACAAGATATGTGTAATGGCAAGATCATCACCCTTGGATAAGCTCTTGATGGTTCAATGCTTAAAGCAAAAGGGTCACGTGGTGGCAGTTACAGGTGATGGAACGAATGATGCACCTGCTCTAAGAGAAGCAGACATTGGACTTTCAATGGGAATTCAGGGTACTGAAGTCGCAAAGGAGAGTTCAGATATTATCATTCTTGATGATAACTTCAATACAGTGGCGACTGTGCTAAGGTGGGGACGCTGTGTCTACATCAACATACAAAAATTCATCCAATTCCAACTCACAGTCAATGTGGCAGCTCTTGTCATTAACTTTGTGGCAGCAGTTTCAGCTGGAGAAGTCCCTTTGACGGCTGTCCAACTTTTGTGGGTAAATCTCATAATGGATACATTAGGTGCTCTGGCACTTGCCACAGAACGTCCGACCAAAGAGCTTATCGATAAGCCGCCTGTTGGAAGGACTGCACCCCTCATCACAAACATTATGTGGAGGAATCTCTTGTGCCAAGCCTTTTATCAGATATCAATACTCTTAATCCTGCAGTTCAAAGGTACATCAATCTTTAATGTGAATACTGAAGTGAAGAATACTCTTATATTCAATACATTTGTTCTGTGTCAAGTTTTCAACGAGTTCAACTCAAGGAGGATGGAAAAGCAAAATATATTTGAAGGACTTCATAAAACTCCTTTGTTTATCGGGATTATTGTGATTACAATCATCCTTCAGGTTGTGATGGTTGAGTTCTTGAAAAAATTTGCTGATACAGTGAGTTTGAATTGGCAACAATGGGGAGCTTGTATTATCATGGCATTTCTTTCATGGCCTATAGGATTCACGGTTAAACTTATACCTGTTCCGGAAGAACCTTTGTTCACTATAATTGCAAGATCAATAGCCAGAGTCAAAAAGATCTTTCTCTGA